In Colias croceus chromosome 12, ilColCroc2.1, one genomic interval encodes:
- the LOC123696272 gene encoding ADP-ribosylation factor 1 has translation MGNMFANLFKGLFGKKEMRILMVGLDAAGKTTILYKLKLGEIVTTIPTIGFNVETVEYKNISFTVWDVGGQDKIRPLWRHYFQNTQGLIFVVDSNDRERIGEAREELMRMLSEDELRDAVLLIFANKQDLPNAMNAAEITDKLGLHSLRNRNWYIQATCATSGDGLYEGLDWLSNQLKNANR, from the exons ATGGGGAATATGTttgcaaatttatttaagGGCCTATTTGGCAAAAAGGAAATGAGAATATTGATGGTTGGACTTGATGCAGCTGGTAAAACCACAATTCTATATAAACTCAAATTAGGAGAAATTGTTACAACTATTCCTACTATTG GCTTTAATGTGGAGACAGTAGAATACAAAAACATCAGTTTCACTGTATGGGACGTCGGTGGTCAGGACAAAATCAGACCACTGTGGAGGCATTACTTCCAAAACACACAG GGTCTCATCTTTGTAGTAGACAGTAATGACCGAGAACGTATCGGCGAAGCGCGCGAGGAGCTAATGCGAATGTTAAGTGAAGACGAGCTGCGGGATGCGGTGCTCTTGATCTTTGCAAACAAACAG GACCTGCCGAACGCCATGAACGCGGCGGAGATCACGGACAAGCTGGGGCTGCACTCGCTGCGCAACCGCAACTGGTACATCCAGGCGACCTGCGCCACGTCCGGCGACGGGCTCTACGAGGGCCTCGACTGGCTCTCCAACCAGCTGAAGAACGCCAACCGCTAA
- the LOC123695991 gene encoding tRNA (cytosine(72)-C(5))-methyltransferase NSUN6 translates to MVMKLLNSIQNWLEKTPNHTCFRVNKLKVFDIQNLQSIFVNQSEELSTSTLPEYNFLKSDCLIVKPWSDNVVVKQDNSKVMVDASCGAAVLRGSHVFAPGVLGLQTSCQLNDLVDIYADLDGKCKRGLKIDYNGKKEYVGTGYLKKLRRDLFDEGIQPSGIGIQTLLPASKLPVINESLFPQGQVLLQNLPSIVCGWVVNAKPNERILDMCAAPGNKTTHLAEMSDDKAIITAIDKTEKKVDLIKQNCEIQGVTCVNAFTFDSRHCYSETASEDREGPPFPANTFDKVLLDAPCSGLGQRPRLINNMTPKMLQSYKFIQRKLLAAAVKVLKSGGKLVYSTCTVTLEENEEMVKWALDKFPCLRLVPADPLCGGPGLPDCGLNDNERLMVQRFGPEEDPLRPVDDIYRNSIGFFIAAFTKIE, encoded by the exons atGGTAATGAAGCTGCTCAATTCAATTCAGAATTGGCTTGAAAAAACTCCAAATCATACGTGCTTTCGCGTAAACAAACTTAAAGTTttcgatattcaaaatctACAAAGTATATTTGTTAAC CAAAGTGAAGAATTGAGCACATCTACTTTACCtgaatataactttttaaaaagcgattgTTTAATAGTGAAGCCTTGGTCAGACAATGTAGTTGTTAAGCAAGATAATTCTAAAGTGATGGTGGATGCATCATGTGGAGCTGCGGTCTTAAGAGGTTCTCACGTTTTTGCTCCCGGAGTACTTGGATTACAAACAA GTTGTCAGCTCAATGATCTTGTGGATATTTATGCAGATCTTGATGGAAAATGCAAAAGGggtttaaaaatagattacaATGGCAAGAAGGAATATGTTGGCACTGGGTACCTTAAAAAACTGCGCCGTGATCTCTTTGATGAAGGTATCCAACCTAG TGGTATCGGTATACAAACGTTACTCCCCGCATCCAAGTTGCCTGTTATAAATGAATCACTGTTTCCACAAGGACAGGTACTCTTACAAAACCTGCCGTCGATTGTCTGCGGGTGGGTTGTAAATGCGAAGCCCAATGAGCGCATACTAGACATGTGTGCGGCTCCAGGCAATAAAACAACGCATTTAGCTGAAATGTCTGATGATAAG GCAATAATCACAGCAATTGATAAGACAGAGAAAAAGGTAGATCTCATAAAACAAAACTGTGAGATTCAAGGTGTTACATGCGTAAATGCATTCACATTTGACTCTAGACATTGTTATTCAGAAACTGCAAGTGAAGATAGAGAAGGGCCTCCATTTCCCGCCAATACTTTTGACAAAGTTCTGTTAGATGCTCCTTGTAGTGGGCTGGGTCAACGACCTAGATTAATCAATAATATGACACCAAAAATGTTGCAGTCTtacaaatttatacaaaggAAGTTGCTAGCAGCG gcGGTCAAAGTTTTAAAATCTGGCGGAAAATTAGTATACAGTACATGTACAGTGACATTAGAAGAAAATGAGGAAATGGTGAAATGGGCTCTAGACAAGTTTCCATGCTTGCGGTTAGTGCCAGCAGATCCACTGTGCGGTGGCCCTGGATTACCAGATTGTGGTCTAAACGATAATGAAAG GCTAATGGTGCAACGATTTGGTCCTGAAGAAGATCCGTTAAGACCGGTCGACGATATATACAGAAATTCAATTGGTTTCTTCATAGCGGCTTTTACAAAAATCGAAtga
- the LOC123696227 gene encoding cytochrome P450 9e2-like — MSKKRKLTIEMESGNFVQQFGTIILEYWKLTLPLTILFILYYHFTRTFNFFKKRGIDYLEPTVVIGNMGANILGKQAFHDFQREIYNRFKKNGYGGVFLGRQPVLYITNPELIKAVTIRDFEHFIDRYSLPSNEPLYFKRNLLNLKSGEWKGVRSIITPSFSSLRLKHMLHLIENCSEQMVGLLNQFGNTEIEMKETMGRFTLEVIGACAFGIKSDSLTDENARFVKVAEKYDHLPWPKRIGIFFILMFIPEALRFINISFLHHETIEELVKMLKKTKAERKLSKTKHNDFLQLLLDAAEKEREEVGNTQSQIHLDEDTIDAQSLLFFIAGYETSSTLLSCAIFLMAVNPEFQDKLRAHVVEITKDKEITYDVLSQLDYLEAFLLETLRMYPPIARIDRVCTKPYTLPGTSVKINVGEMIAVPLYGVHMDPDHYPDPEEFKPERFIRDGKLEKPSHLFLAFGAGPRNCIGLRFAMVSAKHAMVTVLKNFKFSTCSKTEYPIRIEETAPFFKAKAGLWVKVEKL, encoded by the exons ATGTCAAAAAAGAGAAAGTT gaCAATCGAAATGGAGTCCGGAAATTTTGTACAACAATTTGGAACTATTATTTTGGAGTATTGGAAATTAACGTTACCtttgacaattttatttattttgtattaccATTTTACGagaacttttaatttttttaaaaaacgtgGTATCGATTATCTTGAGCCTACAGTTGTTATTGGTAACATGGGTGCGAATATACTAGGCAAACAAGCATTTCATGATTTTCAAAGAGAGATATATAACCGATTCAAAAAGAACGGATATGGCG GAGTCTTCTTGGGAAGGCAGCCCGTTCTGTACATAACGAATCCAGAACTCATTAAAGCAGTTACTATTCGGGATTTTGAACATTTTATAGATCGATACTCTTTACCGAGCAACGaacctttatattttaaacgaaaCCTTCTGAACCTAAAG TCTGGTGAATGGAAAGGAGTCCGAAGCATTATAACTCCATCGTTCAGTTCGTTACGACTTAAACATATGCTACACCTTATAGAAAATTGTTCAGAGCAAATGGTTGGGCTTTTAAATCAAtttg GTAACACTGAAATCGAAATGAAGGAAACCATGGGAAGGTTCACATTAGAAGTTATCGGTGCATGCGCGTTTGGAATTAAATCCGACTCGTTGACTGATGAAAATGCACGTTTTGTCAAG GTTGCAGAAAAATACGATCACCTTCCATGGCCAAAGAGAATAGGAATATTTTTCATCCTTATGTTTATACCTGAAGCACTCAGATTCATAAACATATCATTCTTACACCACGAAACTATCGAAGAACTTGtgaaaatgttgaaaaaaacGAAAGCGGAAAGAAAATTGTCCAAAACGAA ACACAATGACTTCTTACAATTGCTCCTTGATGCTGCAGAAAAAGAAAGGGAAGAAGTAGGCAACACACAGTCGCAAATAC ATTTGGACGAAGACACAATCGACGCTCAAAGCTTGTTATTCTTTATTGCTGGCTATGAAACATCCAGTACATTACTGTCCTGTGCTATTTTCTTAATGGCCGTCAACCCAGAGTTTCAAGACAAACTCCGCGCCCATGTGGTAGAGATAACTAAAGATAAGGAAATCACTTACGATGTTCTCTCGCAGCTGGATTATCTTGAAGCATTCTTATTAG AAACCTTACGAATGTACCCACCAATTGCAAGGATAGACAGAGTCTGTACAAAACCCTATACTTTACCGGGGACATCTGTTAAGATAAATGTGGGTGAAATGATAGCTGTACCACTGTATGGAGTACATATGGACCCAGACCACTATCCTGACCCTGAAGAATTTAAGCCCGAAAGGTTTATACGTGATGGAAAGCTGGAAAAGCCCTCGCATTTGTTCTTAGCCTTTGGGGCCGGACCTAGGAACTGTATCG gatTACGTTTTGCAATGGTTTCCGCGAAACATGCCATGGTAACTGTTTTGAAGAACTTCAAATTTTCAACGTGTTCTAAGACTGAATATCCCATTCGAATTGAAGAAACGGCACCGTTCTTTAAAGCTAAAGCGGGACTTTGGGTTAAAGttgaaaaactttaa